The following proteins are encoded in a genomic region of Gossypium hirsutum isolate 1008001.06 chromosome D05, Gossypium_hirsutum_v2.1, whole genome shotgun sequence:
- the LOC107905125 gene encoding uncharacterized protein isoform X2, whose amino-acid sequence MAFGWLQLTSNLGSVIGGFIAVLIAPITFIGIPGWRIAFHLVGLISIIVGTLVYLFANDPHFSDSGAKSSNQMSNRTLWSEVKGLVLEAKSVVKIPSFQIIVAQGVTGSFPWSALSFAPMWLELIGFSHKKTAFLIAMFVIATSVGGLFGGRMGDFLSTRLPNSGRIILAQISSASAIPLAAILLLVLPDDPSTGVMHGLVLIIVGFCISWNAPAANNPIFAEIVPEKSRTSVYALDRSFESILSSFAPPAVGILAQHVYGYKPIQKGVSESEEIATDRENALPLAKALYTAIGIPMALCCFIYSFLYFTYPKDRERAQMEAFIESEMRELLSDTMPEGGDHSQAQPFELEEPYIKDRTIIEVDYEDEVDLDPDENDEKPILHASRHSL is encoded by the exons ATGGCTTTTGGGTGGTTACAACTCACAAGCAATCTTGGTTCTGTTATTGGAGGATTCATTGCAGTACTAATAGCTCCAATAACATTCATCGGTATCCCTGGTTGGAGAATTGCCTTCCATCTGGTAGGACTAATCAGCATCATTGTTGGTACGTTAGTCTACCTCTTTGCCAATGATCCACATTTTTCAGATAGTGGGGCAAAATCTAGCAATCAAATGTCAAATAGAACCTTATGGTCTGAAGTGAAGGGCCTGGTTCTGGAAGCAAAATCAGTCGTAAAGATCCCATCATTTCAAATTATCGTTGCTCAGGGTGTTACTGGTTCATTCCCCTGGTCTGCATTGTCATTTGCACCGATGTGGTTGGAGCTAATTGGGTTCTCCCACAAGAAAACTGCATTCCTGATAGCCATGTTTGTGATTGCTACTTCTGTGGGGGGCCTTTTTGGTGGTAGGATGGGGGATTTCCTGTCCACACGTCTCCCGAATTCTGGAAGGATCATTCTAGCCCAAATAAGCTCGGCATCGGCCATCCCTTTAGCAGCAATACTCTTGCTTGTTTTACCTGATGATCCATCCACAGGTGTGATGCATGGTTTGGTCTTAATCATTGTTGGCTTCTGCATTTCCTGGAATGCTCCAGCTGCAAACAA TCCAATATTTGCAGAAATAGTTCCAGAGAAGTCAAGAACAAGCGTCTATGCTTTGGACCGATCTTTTGAATCCATCTTGTCATCATTCGCCCCTCCTGCAGTTGGAATTCTAGCTCAGCACGTTTACGGTTACAAACCTATTCAGAAAGGAGTAAGTGAATCTGAAGAGATTGCAACAGATAGAGAAAACGCTTTGCCGTTGGCAAAAGCACTGTACACAGCAATAGGAATTCCGATGGCACTCTGTTGTTTCATCTATTCATTTCTCTACTTCACCTACCCGAAGGATAGAGAGCGAGCTCAAATGGAAGCATTCATAGAATCTGAGATGCGAGAGCTATTGTCAGATACTATGCCTGAAGGTGGAGATCATTCTCAAGCTCAACCATTTGAATTGGAAGAACCATATATTAAAGACAGAACCATTATAGAAGTGGATTATGAAGATGAGGTTGACCTTGATCCCGACGAAAATGACGAGAAGCCTATACTTCACGCCAGTAGACACTCTCTTTGA
- the LOC107905125 gene encoding uncharacterized protein isoform X1 yields the protein MKAETLTLVLVNLAGIMERADESLLPGVYKEVGAALHTDPTGLGSLTLFRSIVQSACYPIAAYLAVRHNRAHVIALGAFLWAAATFLVAFSSSFFQVAISRALNGIGLAIVGPAIQSLVADSTDDSNRGMAFGWLQLTSNLGSVIGGFIAVLIAPITFIGIPGWRIAFHLVGLISIIVGTLVYLFANDPHFSDSGAKSSNQMSNRTLWSEVKGLVLEAKSVVKIPSFQIIVAQGVTGSFPWSALSFAPMWLELIGFSHKKTAFLIAMFVIATSVGGLFGGRMGDFLSTRLPNSGRIILAQISSASAIPLAAILLLVLPDDPSTGVMHGLVLIIVGFCISWNAPAANNPIFAEIVPEKSRTSVYALDRSFESILSSFAPPAVGILAQHVYGYKPIQKGVSESEEIATDRENALPLAKALYTAIGIPMALCCFIYSFLYFTYPKDRERAQMEAFIESEMRELLSDTMPEGGDHSQAQPFELEEPYIKDRTIIEVDYEDEVDLDPDENDEKPILHASRHSL from the exons ATGAAGGCCGAGACTTTGACTCTGGTCCTGGTGAACCTGGCAGGGATCATGGAGAGGGCGGATGAGTCATTGTTACCAGGCGTTTACAAGGAAGTTGGTGCTGCCCTTCACACCGACCCCACTGGACTCGGCTCTCTCACCTTGTTCAGATCTATCGTTCAATCCGCTTGTTATCCAATTGCTGCATACCTGGCTGTGCGTCACAATCGAGCCCATGTAATAGCTCTTGGTGCGTTTTTATGGGCTGCTGCCACTTTCCTTGTTGCCTTCTCCTCCAGTTTCTTTCAG GTGGCCATATCTAGAGCTTTAAACGGAATTGGCCTTGCCATTGTTGGACCTGCAATCCAGTCCCTTGTTGCTGACTCAACAGATGACAGTAACCGTGGTATGGCTTTTGGGTGGTTACAACTCACAAGCAATCTTGGTTCTGTTATTGGAGGATTCATTGCAGTACTAATAGCTCCAATAACATTCATCGGTATCCCTGGTTGGAGAATTGCCTTCCATCTGGTAGGACTAATCAGCATCATTGTTGGTACGTTAGTCTACCTCTTTGCCAATGATCCACATTTTTCAGATAGTGGGGCAAAATCTAGCAATCAAATGTCAAATAGAACCTTATGGTCTGAAGTGAAGGGCCTGGTTCTGGAAGCAAAATCAGTCGTAAAGATCCCATCATTTCAAATTATCGTTGCTCAGGGTGTTACTGGTTCATTCCCCTGGTCTGCATTGTCATTTGCACCGATGTGGTTGGAGCTAATTGGGTTCTCCCACAAGAAAACTGCATTCCTGATAGCCATGTTTGTGATTGCTACTTCTGTGGGGGGCCTTTTTGGTGGTAGGATGGGGGATTTCCTGTCCACACGTCTCCCGAATTCTGGAAGGATCATTCTAGCCCAAATAAGCTCGGCATCGGCCATCCCTTTAGCAGCAATACTCTTGCTTGTTTTACCTGATGATCCATCCACAGGTGTGATGCATGGTTTGGTCTTAATCATTGTTGGCTTCTGCATTTCCTGGAATGCTCCAGCTGCAAACAA TCCAATATTTGCAGAAATAGTTCCAGAGAAGTCAAGAACAAGCGTCTATGCTTTGGACCGATCTTTTGAATCCATCTTGTCATCATTCGCCCCTCCTGCAGTTGGAATTCTAGCTCAGCACGTTTACGGTTACAAACCTATTCAGAAAGGAGTAAGTGAATCTGAAGAGATTGCAACAGATAGAGAAAACGCTTTGCCGTTGGCAAAAGCACTGTACACAGCAATAGGAATTCCGATGGCACTCTGTTGTTTCATCTATTCATTTCTCTACTTCACCTACCCGAAGGATAGAGAGCGAGCTCAAATGGAAGCATTCATAGAATCTGAGATGCGAGAGCTATTGTCAGATACTATGCCTGAAGGTGGAGATCATTCTCAAGCTCAACCATTTGAATTGGAAGAACCATATATTAAAGACAGAACCATTATAGAAGTGGATTATGAAGATGAGGTTGACCTTGATCCCGACGAAAATGACGAGAAGCCTATACTTCACGCCAGTAGACACTCTCTTTGA